The stretch of DNA TTTAAATCCAGTAATTTTCAAAAAATCAAAAATATTAAGATAATCAATCTGAAAATCCTCACATACATTCGGAATTGGCACATTTTTCTTTATATTTTTATTTAAAATTTCTGTAGTAACAACTTTTAATCCATTAGTCTTAGCATAAGCTATTATCCATGTAT from Thermodesulfobium sp. 4217-1 encodes:
- a CDS encoding DUF4411 family protein produces the protein TWIIAYAKTNGLKVVTTEILNKNIKKNVPIPNVCEDFQIDYLNIFDFLKITGFKFCEGNS